Proteins from one Triticum aestivum cultivar Chinese Spring chromosome 7A, IWGSC CS RefSeq v2.1, whole genome shotgun sequence genomic window:
- the LOC123154184 gene encoding E3 ubiquitin-protein ligase SINA-like 5, with the protein MEKQSAKKARTAPVKGGAVNEPQQQEEDESAGSYTIEAEALRCDICFKPFGEQIFMCKNGHPACGSCCLIMDRMCFCTEPIGDIRCRALEKVLAAMTRPCTYVTYGCHQTVTYTERRRHEEACRYAPYHCPFEGCTYYGLLLYNHIQDLHASGSDDDEAAVVVRCNRRSAVTLEKTMPFRVLLHRDGASMFLLLNGGDVLAGRSLSLVCMGPRPTGNAEVKYKMEVKKRNDPEALVLWSSGAAPFVRRLKDFQARGFLFVPNSYWDSSDSVSVTVHLTDGW; encoded by the exons GAGAAGCAGAGCGCCAAGAAGGCGAGGACGGCTCCCGTGAAAGGGGGGGCGGTAAACGAGCCCCAGCAGCAGGAGGAAGATGAATCCGCCGGCTCTTACACAATCGAGGCGGAGGCACTGCGATGTGACAtctgcttcaagccattcggagaGCAGATCTTCATG TGCAAGAACGGGCACCCTGCCTGCGGGAGCTGCTGCCTCATCATGGACCGGATGTGCTTCTGCACCGAACCCATCGGCGACATCCGGTGCCGCGCGCTGGAGAAGGTCCTGGCGGCCATGACCAGGCCCTGCACCTACGTCACCTACGGCTGCCACCAGACCGTCACCTACACCGAGAGGCGGCGCCACGAGGAGGCGTGCCGGTACGCGCCGTACCACTGCCCGTTCGAAGGCTGCACCTACTACGGCCTGCTGCTGTACAACCACATCCAGGACCTCCACGCGTCCGGCTCCGACGACGACGAGGCAGCGGTGGTCGTGCGCTGCAACCGGCGCTCGGCCGTCACGCTGGAGAAGACCATGCCCTTCCGCGTGCTCCTGCACCGCGACGGCGCCAGCATGTTCCTCCTGCTCAACGGCGGCGACGTCCTGGCCGGGCGCTCGCTGTCGCTCGTCTGCATGGGCCCTCGCCCCACGGGGAACGCCGAGGTGAAGTACAAGATGGAGGTGAAGAAGCGGAACGACCCGGAGGCGCTCGTGCTGTGGAGCTCCGGGGCCGCGCCCTTCGTCCGGCGGCTCAAGGATTTCCAGGCCAGAGGGTTCCTCTTCGTGCCCAACTCCTACTGGGACTCCTCCGACAGCGTCTCGGTCACGGTGCACCTCACCGACGGCTGGTGA